In Bradyrhizobium sp. WBOS07, the genomic window ACCCAGCGGCAGAATCAATCAAGGTCTGTGCGTTCTTTCACCTGAAAGCGACCGTGAGAACGGTGCGAGAGCCTGGGCAAGGATCGGCGCGGCTGCATTCATCCCGATTCGCACTGACTTTATATGTGTACGTCCGCGTCTAGCGGTGGAACCGCCAGATCCGCCAATGCGAGGGCGAAATCACCACGGCTTCATCGGCCCAGCCGTTGAACCAGACGCCGCGCCGGCACCGGCAGGGGAACCACCAGGGCAGAATCCCCGTCTTGTGCGGACGTCCGAGTTCCAGATCGCACTCGTCGGGCGCGATTTGAATCGGCAGCCATGGTCCATTCGTGTCGGGCTCGCTCATGCCGCTCGGGTCTTATGGGGCGGCACACCGGAAAAACTTGTTCAGCGCAACCAGGCCCACCCGTGCGAACACGGGTGTGGATGCGATTCTCAATTCAATGGGCGGAAACCCATGCCCGCGCATCGCGCTGTGCGGCGGCGATCTCGGCATCCGACATCTGCCCGGCAATCTCCTGGCGCAGCGCCACGGCGTCCTTGCGGCCCTTCAGCGCGGCAAGATTGAACCATTTATGCGCGGCGACGAGATCGACGAGGCCGGAGCGGCCGCTCGCCCAATAGATGCCGCGCTCGAACAGCACGTCCGACAGCGCGCTCGCGTCGATCGGCGTTGCCGTCTCCATATCGAAGGTACCCTGAAACATAACGCATCCCCTTTGTTCTTATGCCGCCTCGTTCCCCCGAGCGCGGCTCCCGTCCAACTCTGATGTGCATGACCCTTCCCGGGATCGTGCATCGTTCAACTCATCCCCAGGGCTTGTTGCCAAAAGGCTCGCTGCCAAAAGGCTTGTTGCCCATTGCCGTTTGCCGGCTTGTTGGAGGCGATGATGGCGGGCAAATTTGAATGGCAGTTTAAGTATCGCGATGAAGCAGACGTAAACGCGCCCGCGCGGCGCCCCGCGTGCAGATTCAAAAAGCTCCTGATTTGCAGGCACTTCTGCGATTCGTCAGACTTTGTTTACCGCAGGATTTTGGGGGATCGATAACCATCGCGCGCGCTGGTGCGCGTCCTGTGGTCAGAATGTGAAGCGTGGATCACCGTGGCCGCGCGCCGTGCTGTCATTCCCCGCGCAGGCGGGAATCCAGTACTCTGCAACTCATCGATTCAATCGCTGCCGGAACGGAGAAGCGGGCGGCATGCGAATAGCGGGAATCAAGTCGCGGCCCGGGCGTGCCACAAGCCACAGTTCGGTCGAAGCCGGCGCGGCCACGTCGCGTATCGGATCAGCAATGTCGGGAAATGGGAATGCCGGCAATACCCCGGCCTCAGGAGAACGAGGGCGTCGGCGAACACGTCAGGACCAGATTTCACGTTGACCCGAAGGCCGCCTGTGAAATTGCGGAGCCCCATTCCGGAGAACCGCACCGAACGAAGAAAACTCGTTTCTTCTGCCGGACCGTCAAAGCGAACGATCCGACCGTTGACCTGATGTCTCGCCGACACCCTCTATCGTCGATCAGAACCTCGAGGAGGCGCTGATGACGTGCCGGCTAGGAGCCGGCAACTTCAGAAGTCGAAGTTACTTCTTCTTCTTGGCGACCTTGCGGGTCTTCTTCGCAGTCTTCTTCACTGCGCTCTTCGCCTTCTTCGCCTTCTTCGCTTTCTTGGCCATGTTGCCCTCCGATGTGTGAGATGGCTTTAATCGCTGCGTGCACTCGGGGATCGAATGCACTTCATCCCGAATACACCAACACAAAGAAAAAAACAGCGTCTCGCTTAAAGAAGTGTTGACGACACAACGCGCGTGCGCTTGGCGAGCGCGATGCAAGCGCACTGCCCGATGCATGCGATCGACCGCAGGGAGTGCTCGCAACATCGATGTTCGCAGCACATGCGATTGCAGAAAAACACTACGCAGCAAGTATTTTCCTGCACGCGCGCATCGCACGCCATCGTCGCGATGACGGACGTCGGCAATCCCGCGATCACCTCGCGAAGGCGCTTCGCGGACTCTGAGTCGCGAATTTTGGCAACGAAAATATTTTCATGATTAACGGCGCGAGCGCTCGTCGAAGCGTGCGCGAGACGCCGTTTTGCGCGAATCGCGTCACGGCGATTCGCTCGTCACGTCGCCGCCGATCGGGATGAAGTGAGCCGCCGAGGATGCGTGCGAACGTCGCATCGAGGAACGAAAGCGAGGTGACGAGACTTGTCCGTCACCTCGTTCGAACGCGCGGGCGTCAGACGCCGAGCTTGGACTTGAGCAGGTCGTTGACGCTCTGCGGGTTGGCCTTGCCGCCGGATGCCTTCATCACCTGACCGACGAACCAGCCGAGCGACTGCGGCTTGTCCTTGACCTGCGCGGCCTTGTCCGGATTGGCGGCGATGATGTCGTCGACAACCTTTTCGATCGCCGAGAGGTCGGTGACCTGCTTCATGCCGCGGCTTTCGACCAGTGCGCGGGGATCGCCGCCTTCCTGCCAGACGATCTCGAACAGATCCTTGGCGATCTTGCCGGAGATCGTGCCCTCGCCGATCAGATCGACGATCGCGGCCAGCTGCTCGGCGCTCACCGGAGAGCCCGTAATATCCCGGCTTTCCTTGTTGAGACGGCCGAACAGCTCATTGATCACCCAGTTCGCCGCCATCTTGCCGTCGCGCGCACGGTTGCCGAGCTTGTCCAGCACGGTCTCGTAGAACACTGCGCTCTCGCGCTCGGCAACGAGCACGCTCGCATCATAGGCCGACAGGCCGAAGTCGGCGACGAACCGCATCTTCTTCTGGTCCGGCAGCTCGGGCAGCTCAGCCTTCAGCTCATCGACATAGCCCTGCGAGAACTCCAGCGGCAGCAGGTCGGGATCGGGGAAGTAGCGGTAGTCATGCGCCTCTTCCTTGGAGCGCATCGAGCGCGTCTCGCCCTTGTTGGGATCGTAGAGCCGCGTCTCCTGATCGATCTGGCCGCCCTCCTCCAGGATCTCGATCTGGCGCCGCGCCTCATACTCGATCGCCTGGCCGATGAAGGTGATCGAGTTCATGTTCTTGATCTCGCAGCGGGTGCCGAGCGGCCCGCCCGGCTTTCGCACCGAGACGTTGACGTCGGCGCGCAAGGATCCCTTCTCCATGTCGCCGTCGCAGGTACCGAGATAGCGCAGGATCGAGCGCAGCTTGGTCACGTAGGCCTTGGCCTGCTCGGCATCGCGGATGTCAGGCTTGGAGACGATCTCCATCAACGCCACGCCGCAGCGGTTGAGGTCGACATAGGACATGGTCGGCGACTGGTCGTGCAGCAATTTGCCGGCATCCTGCTCCAGATGCAGCCGCTCGATACCAATCGTAGCGACCTTGCCGCCGTCCAGTTCAACGACGACCTCGCCCTCGCCGACGATCGGCGACTTGTACTGGCTGATCTGGTAGCCCTGCGGCGAGTCCGGATAGAAATAGTTCTTGCGGTCGAACACCGAGCGCAGATTGATCGCGGCGTTGAGGCCGAGCCCGGTTCGGACAGCCTGCCTGACGCACTCCTCGTTGATCACGGGCAGCATGCCCGGCATCGCCGCATCGACCAGTGAGACATGGCTGTTGGGCTCGCCGCCGAACTCGGTCGAGGCCCCGGAGAACAGTTTCGACTGCGAGGTGACCTGGGCATGCACCTCCATGCCGATCACGACTTCCCAGTCGCCGGTCTGGCCCTTGATCAGTTTTCCCTGTCTGACTGACGCGTTCATGCTTTTCCATCCCCGAGCAGCGCGGAAACCATCCGCTCCCACTCCGCTTCCAATGAATCCTTTGCCGCCGGCTGGCCAGCCTGGCGGTACCAGTAGCCGGCATTGCCGAGATCGCCTTCGACGCGGTGCAGATAAGCGTGCACCCAGGCGGCGTCGCGGCCGCTGTCGTCCTGAACGATCTGGTGTGCGCGGTCCCAGTCGCCCTTGGCGGCCCACCAGAGGCCTCTGAGCGGCGCGTTCAGATCCGGCGCAGGCGCCGCGCCGTCGAGGCTCGCGATGAAATCGGCGACATTCACCACCACCTCGTCGGTGTGAAGCGGCCGGCGGCCTGCTCGATCACCTCGCCGAGCGAGAACAGCGTCTCCTCGTCGAAGGGACGGCCGATCAGCTGCAGGCCGAGCGGCAGGCCTTGCGCGTCCTTGCCGGCGGGCACGGCGATGCCGGGCAGGCCCGCCATGTTCACGGTCACCGTGAAGATGTCGTTGAGATACATCTCGACCGGATCGGCGCCGCCCTTCTCGCCGATGCCGAAGGCGGCCGACGGCGTTGCGGGGGTGAGGATCGCGTCGACGCCCCTCGCGAAGCAATCCTCGAAATCCTTCTTGATCAGCGTGCGCACCTTCTGCGCGCGCAGATAATAGGCGTCGTAATAGCCGGCCGAGAGCACGTAGGTGCCGATCATGACGCGGCGCCGCACTTCCGCGCCAAACCCTTCCGCGCGGGTATTCTCGTAGAGCTCGATGACGTTCTTGCCCTGCTCGCGCAGGCCGTAGCGGACGCCGTCATAGCGCGCGAGATTGGAGGATGCTTCCGCCGGCGCCACGATGTAATAGGCCGGCAGCGCGTACTTGGTGTGCGGCAGCGACACCTCGACCAGCTCGGCGCCCGCCGCCTTCAGCCAGGCCGCACCCTCTTCCCAGAGTTTCTCGATCTCGGCCGGCATGCCGTCGAGACGATATTCCTTGGGGATGCCGATCCTCATGCCCTTCACGGACTTGCCGATCGCAGCCTCGTAATCCGGCACCGCGATATCGACCGAGGTGGTGTCCTTCGGATCGTGCCCGGCCATCGAGCGCAGCAGCATCGCCGCATCGCGCACGCTGCGCGCGATCGGGCCGGCCTGGTCGAGCGAGGAGGCAAAGGCGACGATGCCCCAGCGCGAGCAGCGGCCATAGGTCGGCTTGATGCCGACGGTCGCGGTGAAGGCCGCCGGCTGGCGGATCGAGCCGCCGGTGTCGGTCGCGGTCGCGCCCATGCACAGCAGCGCCGCCACGGCCGAGGCCGAGCCGCCGGACGAGCCGCCCGGCACCAGCGTCGTGTTGCTGCCCTCGCGCCGCCAGGGATTGCCGACCGGGCCGAAGCACGAGGTCTCGTTGGCCGAGCCCATCGCGAACTCGTCGTTGTTGAGCTTGCCGAGCATCACGGCGCCGTCGCGCCACAGCTGCGAGGTCACGGTCGATTCATAGGTCGGCACGAAATTGCCGAGGATCTTCGAGCACGCCGTGGTGCGCACGCCCTTGGTGGCGAACAGATCCTTGATGCCGAGCGGAATGCCGGCGAGCGGGCCGACGTCGCCCTTGGCGATCTTCTCGTCCGCGGCCTTCGCCATGCTGCGCGCCTGGTCCGGCGTCTCCATCACGAAGGCGTTGAGCACGCGCGCGGCTTCGATCGCGGAAAGATGCGCGTCGGTCAGCTCGAGCGACGTGAAAGTCTTGTCGGCGAGACCCTTGCGGGCCTCGGCGAGCGTCAGCGATGTCAAATCGGTCATTTATTGATCGGGCTGCAGAAGAACGGAGACAGGGTCTTGTCGTTGGCCGGGTCGTCTTGCATGACGTTTTTCTTGGCTGCGGCATTCGCGGCGGCCTCGAGCTCGTCGAGCACGGCATTGACGGCGACATTGGGATCGGCGGCCTTGCCCTGCCGCTCCATCTTGTCGAGGTAGTTCATGTAGGCCTGATAGGCCTTCTCATCGTCGCAAAGCAGACACATCGGACCACGTCCTGGATAGGAGACTCACTCCACGACCTTCGGCACGAGGAAGAAGTGCCCCTCGGTCGCGGGCGCGTTGGCGACAATATCGTCGGCGATGCCGCCGTCATCGACCACGTCCTGCCGCTTCTTCATCTGCATCGGGGTGACCGAGGTCATCGGCTCCACGCCCTCGACATTGACCTCCGAGAGCTGCTCGACGAAGGCGAGCATGGCGTTGAGCTCGCCCTGAAGATGCGGAACCTCGTCCTCGGAAACCGCAATGCGCGCCAGATGTGCGATGCGGCGGACGGTAGCGGCGTCGACGGACATTATATAAGGCCTCTCACGGCAAAACCCACCACGGTAAAACCTGAGTGCCGTATAGCAGAGGCCGCTTTTGCGCCGCAACCGGCGCTTCCCACCTATCCGGCCAGCGCTTTCAGGCGCGCCAGCGCCGATTTGGCGAGATCCCGGGTCAATTCGGCGGCCGGGACCTCGCGGCCGAGGGCAATCGCCTGTCCCGCCCAGAGGTTGGTAAAATCCACCCTGCCCTGCTTTTCGGCAGCCGCCTTCAGCGGCCCAAGCGCGGTCGCGGCATGGGGAAACGGCGGCGCATCCGGCGACACCGGGCCAGCCTCACGCATCAGCCGGTTCTGGACCCCGCGCGCCGGCCGGCCGGTCATCACATTGGTGATGACGGTGGACTCATCGCCCGCCTCGGCAAGCGCCTTGCGGCCGCCCGCGCTGACCTTCGATTCCGGACAGCGGAGATAGGCGCTGCCGATCTGCACCCCAGAGGCACCGAGCGCAAAGGCCGCGGCGATGCCGCGCCCGTCGGCAATGCCGCCGGCCGCGATCACCGGTACCTTCACGGCATCGACGACCTGCGGCACGAGCGCAAAAGTGCCAGGCTGCTCGGCGATCTTGCCGGTCAGGAACATGCCGCGATGGCCGCCCGCCTCCGCACCTTGCGCGATCACGGCATCGACGCCGCGCCGTTCGAGCCAGACCGCCTCCTTCACCGTCGTCGCCGACGAGATGACGAGGCAGCCGGCAGCCTTCACCCGCTCGAGCAGCGCCTGCTCAGGCAGGCCGAAATGGAAGCTGACGACTTCCGGCTTCAGCTCTTCCACGACCTCGCAGAAGGCGGCATCGAACGGTGCACGGTTCGCCGCCGCGATCGGCGCTGCGGGATCCAGACCATGCTCGGCGTAATAGCCCGCGAGCCGCTGCTTCCAGCGCGTTTCGGCCTCCGCCGTGAGCTCGACCGGCGTGTGGCAGAAGAAGTTCATGTTGACCGGCGCCTTGACGCGCTGGCGGATCAGAGCAACCTGCTCGCGCGCCTTCTCCGGCGTGATCATCGCACTCGGCAGCGAGCCGAGCGCGCCGCCCTGCGCCGCCGCAATCACCAGCTCCGCGTCCATCACGCCGGCCATCGGCGCCAGCACGATCGGAAATTCGGTCTTGAAGAGGTCGATCAGTCGACGGTCAGGCCACATGGTTCTTGCCTCGTATTCGCTCTTGCCCCCTCTCCCCTTGTGGAAGAGGGTGGATCGCCGCGATAGCGGCGAGACGGGTGAGGGGTTTGCATCCGCGGATACAGACCTCTCAGATTTGTCTTTTATTCTCCGCGGATAGAACCCCTCATCCGGCGCTGCGCGCCACCTTCTCCCGCAAGGGGAGAAGGGAAGCCCGCCGTCACCGAATTGCGATTTCCTTCCAGCAATTGCTTCGCCTCGATCGCGATCCGCGCGACGATCTCGGCGGCGGGTGGAATATCATGGATCAGCCCGGCCGCCTCGCCGGCGAAAACGGCGGCGGTTTCGAAATCGCCCGCGGCTTTCGCCGCAGCA contains:
- the gatB gene encoding Asp-tRNA(Asn)/Glu-tRNA(Gln) amidotransferase subunit GatB; the protein is MNASVRQGKLIKGQTGDWEVVIGMEVHAQVTSQSKLFSGASTEFGGEPNSHVSLVDAAMPGMLPVINEECVRQAVRTGLGLNAAINLRSVFDRKNYFYPDSPQGYQISQYKSPIVGEGEVVVELDGGKVATIGIERLHLEQDAGKLLHDQSPTMSYVDLNRCGVALMEIVSKPDIRDAEQAKAYVTKLRSILRYLGTCDGDMEKGSLRADVNVSVRKPGGPLGTRCEIKNMNSITFIGQAIEYEARRQIEILEEGGQIDQETRLYDPNKGETRSMRSKEEAHDYRYFPDPDLLPLEFSQGYVDELKAELPELPDQKKMRFVADFGLSAYDASVLVAERESAVFYETVLDKLGNRARDGKMAANWVINELFGRLNKESRDITGSPVSAEQLAAIVDLIGEGTISGKIAKDLFEIVWQEGGDPRALVESRGMKQVTDLSAIEKVVDDIIAANPDKAAQVKDKPQSLGWFVGQVMKASGGKANPQSVNDLLKSKLGV
- the gatA gene encoding Asp-tRNA(Asn)/Glu-tRNA(Gln) amidotransferase subunit GatA, which encodes MTDLTSLTLAEARKGLADKTFTSLELTDAHLSAIEAARVLNAFVMETPDQARSMAKAADEKIAKGDVGPLAGIPLGIKDLFATKGVRTTACSKILGNFVPTYESTVTSQLWRDGAVMLGKLNNDEFAMGSANETSCFGPVGNPWRREGSNTTLVPGGSSGGSASAVAALLCMGATATDTGGSIRQPAAFTATVGIKPTYGRCSRWGIVAFASSLDQAGPIARSVRDAAMLLRSMAGHDPKDTTSVDIAVPDYEAAIGKSVKGMRIGIPKEYRLDGMPAEIEKLWEEGAAWLKAAGAELVEVSLPHTKYALPAYYIVAPAEASSNLARYDGVRYGLREQGKNVIELYENTRAEGFGAEVRRRVMIGTYVLSAGYYDAYYLRAQKVRTLIKKDFEDCFARGVDAILTPATPSAAFGIGEKGGADPVEMYLNDIFTVTVNMAGLPGIAVPAGKDAQGLPLGLQLIGRPFDEETLFSLGEVIEQAAGRFTPTRWW
- the gatC gene encoding Asp-tRNA(Asn)/Glu-tRNA(Gln) amidotransferase subunit GatC, encoding MSVDAATVRRIAHLARIAVSEDEVPHLQGELNAMLAFVEQLSEVNVEGVEPMTSVTPMQMKKRQDVVDDGGIADDIVANAPATEGHFFLVPKVVE
- a CDS encoding nitronate monooxygenase family protein codes for the protein MWPDRRLIDLFKTEFPIVLAPMAGVMDAELVIAAAQGGALGSLPSAMITPEKAREQVALIRQRVKAPVNMNFFCHTPVELTAEAETRWKQRLAGYYAEHGLDPAAPIAAANRAPFDAAFCEVVEELKPEVVSFHFGLPEQALLERVKAAGCLVISSATTVKEAVWLERRGVDAVIAQGAEAGGHRGMFLTGKIAEQPGTFALVPQVVDAVKVPVIAAGGIADGRGIAAAFALGASGVQIGSAYLRCPESKVSAGGRKALAEAGDESTVITNVMTGRPARGVQNRLMREAGPVSPDAPPFPHAATALGPLKAAAEKQGRVDFTNLWAGQAIALGREVPAAELTRDLAKSALARLKALAG